From one Microbacterium aurum genomic stretch:
- a CDS encoding thiamine-binding protein → MLIAFSVAPSGTGRADGSVHDAVAAAVSVVRSSGLPHRTTSMFTEIEGEWDEVFAVVKAATDAVLPYGSRVSLVLKADIRPGHTGEIDGKIERLERAIESRPHDD, encoded by the coding sequence ATGCTCATCGCCTTCTCCGTCGCCCCGTCCGGGACCGGTCGCGCCGACGGGTCCGTCCACGACGCCGTCGCGGCGGCGGTGTCCGTCGTCCGCTCCTCGGGACTGCCGCACCGCACCACGTCGATGTTCACCGAAATCGAGGGGGAGTGGGACGAGGTCTTCGCGGTCGTGAAGGCGGCGACGGATGCCGTCCTGCCGTACGGTTCCCGCGTCTCGCTCGTGCTCAAGGCCGACATCCGCCCCGGGCACACCGGTGAGATCGACGGCAAGATCGAACGCCTCGAGCGCGCGATCGAGTCTCGCCCGCACGACGACTGA